A segment of the Daphnia pulex isolate KAP4 chromosome 10, ASM2113471v1 genome:
tcaatatttaattatttactaTGTAGCTTGACTGCTTGACATAATTTTTGGTCAAAAACATAAATTGCTGAATTATTTCCAGACGTTGTTCGGTCGACTAACGTGTCACGGAGAACATTTCCCGGGTATATAGATGTACAGACGGGCGACGGCGGTCTATCGCTTGAAGCCATCGGTAATTTGACCGTGATCCAATTTCGTTGCCCTCTTGTAGGTCATGTCTGCCGGGCTCTGTTGAGAAATTTAGACCCTTAGATTGTTGGAACGACGAATCGATCCTCCCGCTACTACTCCAAGCACCGGATGTGTACGTTTCCCGACAAGCACAATTATTTCCTATAATATAATGAcgagaaagattttttttgtttttgtttttccttttgtctcTTGGACTCTGTACATTCAGTCAGAGACGACATGACATAAGGGGGGAAAAGTTTACTTTGTTCTAATCGTTAGCGTCTAACGACACACAGTCTTGTCGCAAGATATAACCAGAAACTCTCGAACAGTTTCAAGAAAACGTCCGGGGTTTCACATCAAACCGGAAGTggaatcaaattcttttcaatgTTAAATGATCAAAGAAActctcaatttaaaaatagtggCGTTATCCTCAAccctacaatttttttaatagactCCGATAGTTCCATAACATTTCATtgccaaacaaaaatgaaatttctaatAGACAAATAAGGAAGTTGTTCTGCCGTGTATAAATTCTTCGACGTGGGGGGACTAATGTGAAGATAACCCCGTGAATAACTTGGGTCGTTGTTGCCCCGGAAATGTTTCAgagtgtgtgtgagtgtgttgCGTGTGTTTTGGTGTAGAATATATGAAAAACACGCTCGGCTCTTTGCAAACTTGCACAAGTCGCTCGAGCGTGAATCAATCAAGCTAATGTGTATGTATACATACGGCTGTGCTGGAATGTGTATACGTCTACGTGTATACGGCTATATTTCTCTCCGTATGCTCTATACTCTCAAGGCCGTAATTCCATTGAAACCGTAGTTGTGTTTGCGGAGAGACGGAAGCGAATATTCAAATCGCAATTATGTATTGTAATACGTTTGATGGGGGGAAAATGGAATTACAAATTGATGTTGGACGCCTAAATAATTCTCGTCGTGCTTGTATATACGTTGACTAATGAGAATAACGTAACATGTGTGAGATAAGAGCTTTGCTGATACAAAAAGACAGTGCGGCGATATTATTCGATGTTTTTAGCTGCCGGAGAATATCGTCGACAAGGATAGAAATTGGATATACCCTAATAGTTTCATGTCTTATTGCGTGACGTCTGGCCACTATAAATATTACGCCAACTCTTACGTTtacggcaaaaaaaaaacgaggctATTCGACCTGCAAGGACACGGTTGCCGTGCAATGCCCGATCTGTGCCGATTACGCAACTTGAGAGCGCCTATTACGTGACTGCAAACTTGATAGTCCGTTTGCTATTACCTGATGCAGTATACGagtttatttaattcatttaattcacCATACGATTACGCAAtgcagaaaacaaacaaacagatcATGCCATATTTAAAttaagtgtaattttattCCACTTCAATTGCtttacaaaattgaaatttttgaatgataAAAGCagcattaaaattttgaaaagtgcTCCCTGGTGTATTACGTTTTACGTGTGATTGAGGTGCCCAAAAAGAGCATGTGACATTTTTAGACTTGCACTCGACGAATTCACAAGGACTTAGCTCGATCGTTTAACCTTTCGAACTTTTCACTTTATCCCTTAAGATTTATGCATGTCACCGATTGGCCATCACTAATTCGTTTCGTCTGACACGTTGCAACGGAAGTCCCAGCTTTGAAATCCGCTCGTTGAGAAATTCATCAACCAGAGACAGCGTCGAGCTGGTTGTTAAATTATCAGTCACCAttactctgtgtgtctgtctAGAACATCACTAACTAATGACTATATACTTGATCGTTGTAATGAATTGTATcgctaattttcttttacttaaAACAATAACGATGCATCAACGGTATAATTATACGAACGATTCAGGACAACCGAACCATTAAGAGTAACAAATACTTGTTCCCGGTGTTGAGCCATCGTGTAGTGCACCCTGCGCATTGATTTTCTATCTTAATTCATTTGTGGAAACTAGTGGGCACCGCTTCGTGACAGGATTGTCGACATTTGTCAAGTTGTCACTTGTGACTGGTGCAATTTTCATTCGCTTAAGTACCACTACTTCCAGTTGTTCGTATCCGTCCCTCACTTATCCGTATTTTCATTTGCGTGGCTGGATGTGTTAGTGGACAGTTGACTTTCATTCTTATCCCCAACCATCGGACCCGCAGTTTTCAATGTGAGGATAATTTTACCATGGTTCTAAATAACAGCCCCTCTTGACTCTCCAGAATTTGAGAAAACTCGAGGCTAATTGGTTTTTGCTGGCTTGTTAGTTTAGCTCTCACATTGCgcagtttttttaaactaatgatttctttttttataaagagCTTGGATGGAAATTCAATATTATGTTTTCTGGCTCCCAAGTCGCCATCTAGCAACGAACATGAACATGATTATGGCAAGACGTTCGTAATAACATTGCACGGAAAATGTAATAGGAAATAGTACTAACGCAAGTtgtaaaattttccaattgcAAACTGCTATGCAATGAATGACAAACAACTCTGTAATGCGCACATTACAAAGGGTTTGCAGTGTTATTtataattacattaaaaaacacTTCTTTAAAATGActcaataacaatttttaattgcaagAGGTTTCAATGCAGGAATTAATCTAATTTgtcttgtaaaatttttttccctcgttAACTTAATTCCTGCGTTGCCTGGttgcaaatgaaattttgattagAGAACGTAAGGTAAATGGCAAATGGACGCATGTTATTAGATGGCTCGAAGTAGCCAACGCAACATTTAGTTGAATTCGACTATTATTGGTTTGTTGAGATCTGAGAACTGAAAGATTGGATGCTGCCAATTTTGTTCGATGCCTCTCTGTAAATTCTTCAAAAGATTTAACGATTTAACTACTAAACGTCACTCTAGCAAGCAAAATCCAGTGAAATCTTTTGATATCTCCAGCAGCCCTGGCTTATGTTAACAGTTGCATTTTTACCGTTTCCATCAAACGTCGAACAAGCATTCTATTCGTTGCTGCTTTATAGCTCATTCCAAGTTGATACTTAAACTCCAGCGGCTTCATACGTTTTTCAACTGTGGCACGTTAGTATAGCTTATTCGCGTTTGAATGAACCCAAAATATTTCATGATATTGAAATTAATGTTATAGTAAATAGAAAAGAGTTCGCATAGACCACACTGGTGAAACTAGAAAAAGGCAACATGTATTTTTTGTGTGCATATCATTAGGAGTCCATAACAGTTTTAAATGATTACTTCAATTCCAAGCGCAGTTTTAAATAAGGTAGTAAATTTAACAGTAGAAATACTTTTGATTTCCGTTGACAAtcacaaatcaaatgaagTCGAAACTAAGTAGAATCTGCTCAATTCAATCACAGAGAGGAGATATTCCAATGTCCGTATTGGTACATCGGAGTGTAGAAATCGTAGAGTTCGACAGGCAAAGGATCAAGCCCTCGCTCCTTGAGCGCCAGTTGAACACTTTGAATGGATTTGAGTATCAACAAGTGCTGGCTCTCCGTAAAAGGATTCCTGCGTgccaatcaaaaaataattgtgatGGAATTATCCCCCAAttgcgcaaaaataaaataattatactTTGGGTAATTCTTCGGTCCGGATTCACTCCGCTTAAAGGAGTTATCCTGATTGTGACGGAGAACGCAATCCAGCCGATCTTTATTCACATCCGGAATTCCAAGCATTTCCGCCATCCGCAACAGCTGCCGCCCAGTGTCCCGACGTAATTTCTCGTAGTAGACGACGCCTCCGCGTTTCAGTCCACGGATCCACACGGTGGCCAGCATCTCCCAACTAGCGACGCTCCGGCTGATAAACTGGTCCCATGCTAATCAATAATCAAACATTCGCTTTTATAACACAATTACGTAATCGATAAAATTACAGCATTTAGATTAGCTAACTTGAAATTTTGCGATTTCCAATTTTGACTGGTTCAATTCCTTGTTTAAATGCTTCGACCGGAGCCAATCCGGCCATGTTCCCACCGAATGCGAAATTGCGATAAGACAAGATGGCTTTGAATGGATTGCGGATGACCAAGATGCCATCGCCCCGGAAGTGCTCCACCTCTTGATTCAGTCGTTTCTCACTGGATTTATTGGCCATCGCCATGTTGTAAACCACCGAGAAGAGTGAAAGGTCGTGAGTTTTCTGGAGTAGAGAGCAATTGCAGTCCTTTTTCAATTCGTAGTTACTTCCGGCTGccataaaattcaaattcgaatgtcattttctcttgattcattgaaattattatttcttgattGAGATGTATTACCTTTGGAAATGAAGAATTCGTCGCCAGGGTAAATGGTGTCGACGTATAGACCAGTCACGCCCATCAGGAGCATCCGGAGCCAAGTGTTTCCGCTTCCGGGGAAAGATACCAGAGCTCGGGGTAATAAGTTTTCCTCCAACAGGTGAACGGTGAATTGATTGCAGATGGTATCGTTCGACCACAAATCCAGCCAGTTGAGTGTCTTGTTGGGATCCATGGACGGTGGTCCGATCCTTGgcaatttttctattttcttgattttcggTGTAACAATCAGCTCTGATTTGTCGACGTATTCTTCTGTGACAGGCGGAGCAGATTGGGGTAACACTTGATTGTCACCTGGCCGTTCCACTATGATCAAGTCGTTCGTTTTGACGTCACTAAAACTTAAATGTGGCCCTGGGTGAATGTCGTCATCTCCACTTTTAGTCGATGTTCTCAAAAGTAAAACGTAGCAGCAAGAAATAATGGCGACCGTTGAGAAATAATGGAAGTTTCGTCGCAACAAACCGAGTCgcattttccacaaaaaagtgaatttgtaattaaattcTCCAGTtcagaataataatatcgaAATCACGCTTAAAATTCAGTTGCGATAAAACACAACCAAATATTGAAATGGGCTCTGTTCGGAGACTTGCTTCGTTCACAATTGACAGCAAACAACTGACTAATGCAACAGAGAGGCTTTGTCAAGCGAAAAACCTGTATCTGTACCGCCTCTGCAGTCAGTACAAGGTTATTCGTATATTCACGCCGGCATCGACCATCTGGGAGGGGAGACAGCGAAAGAGAACAtcgagttggaaaaaaaaaagagaattgagCTGGCCCATAAAACTCCTTGCCTGATGGCATAAACCCCAACAGCTGTGCTCTTGCGTCTATGGAGGACTATTATGTTTGCCCTTCGAAGAGGGCTACGTCCTGACCAAGGACAGTCACCCCTTTCTCCAGTATATGTTATGCTCTTTGAGTAGTTATAATCATATTTTCAACTAATGAGGTTTCAGTGTAGCTGTAAGGATTGCTGAAAGTTTCTATTTTAGAATGAAATATGTAAAGCATTTTCCATTATCTGGATATGCCTTTTTACGGCGGAAGTTTGACCATCTTTTTGCCATTGTGAGGCTGGTGGTtgctttcaaaaaattcccaaCCATCACTATAACAGCTGATAATTTCGTTTGATTATATGCTGTCCAGTGTCGGGAGACTATAATTAGAAATTAGTAAATTTTGCTCAACAGGAAGCACTGGTTTTTACCTGCTATGCAAAATAGGCAAGGTGTTAAGAGCTTTAGTCAAATTTGGATATGCAATTCGACAGTTCAAGGCGTATTTTGTGAATAGGTATAAGCCAATAACTCCAGCAATCGTGcagataaaaaggaataatatgCCCTTAAGTGGAAATGGAaaactgaaattcaaatttgtttcttcaatGGTGGTCGACTGTTGGTTGCCTTGACTTGCACAAAGAGAATCGTGTTCGACGATTGTCTCCACCTAAAAACCCACCTGCTGGGTGCGCCTGTTATAGGTGTAGTTGCGTCATTACTCTTGTCCCGACTCCACAAACTTTTGAACCGTTCAGACTATAGACGTGAGGCCGTGAAACGAACTGTACTGAGAACTAGAGCAAATaagtttttgagaaaaaacgGTATTGTTGCGACAACCGAAATCGGCAATTCCTTTGCAAAGCGGTTTACGCAAATATGTATTCCTATCGGTACAC
Coding sequences within it:
- the LOC124203789 gene encoding WSC domain-containing protein 2-like, giving the protein MRLGLLRRNFHYFSTVAIISCCYVLLLRTSTKSGDDDIHPGPHLSFSDVKTNDLIIVERPGDNQVLPQSAPPVTEEYVDKSELIVTPKIKKIEKLPRIGPPSMDPNKTLNWLDLWSNDTICNQFTVHLLEENLLPRALVSFPGSGNTWLRMLLMGVTGLYVDTIYPGDEFFISKAGSNYELKKDCNCSLLQKTHDLSLFSVVYNMAMANKSSEKRLNQEVEHFRGDGILVIRNPFKAILSYRNFAFGGNMAGLAPVEAFKQGIEPVKIGNRKISTWDQFISRSVASWEMLATVWIRGLKRGGVVYYEKLRRDTGRQLLRMAEMLGIPDVNKDRLDCVLRHNQDNSFKRSESGPKNYPKNPFTESQHLLILKSIQSVQLALKERGLDPLPVELYDFYTPMYQYGHWNISSL